A part of Variovorax sp. HW608 genomic DNA contains:
- a CDS encoding branched-chain amino acid ABC transporter substrate-binding protein encodes MKFPSLLAPVAAAALVTAGSAHAQQTYKIAYIDPLSGPFANVGELMLTHTQFAIEDINAKGGVLGGTRLQLLQFDSKLSAQESQSALQAAIDQGARAIVTGGSGSSVVSSIVQAVNKWNQRNPGKELLVLNHSSIDPELTGRQCSFWHFQTDANTAMKMKAIANYIKKTPEVKKVYLLNQDYAHGKQWASYGRQLVGLARPDIQFVGETLHPIGRVKDFAPYVANIRQSGADSVITGNWGQDMTLLLKAAGDAGYDLHYFNHSAGSVPGTVLAVSQAKIGQLTWVAEWHPGQADSPKVDALAKAYKAKTGKDFLAPRIEMTPRLLAAAINKAGSMDTPKVAKAMENLTFDSVVGPVRMRAEDHQLLIPQVVNTIAPVDGKTVKVGWEGTNYGFRTDAVYSGNELAQGTDCKMAQP; translated from the coding sequence ATGAAGTTCCCTTCCCTGCTCGCGCCCGTGGCGGCCGCGGCGCTCGTCACCGCCGGTTCGGCGCACGCGCAGCAGACCTACAAGATCGCCTACATCGACCCGCTCTCGGGCCCCTTCGCGAACGTGGGCGAGCTGATGCTCACGCACACCCAGTTCGCGATCGAGGACATCAACGCCAAGGGCGGCGTGCTCGGCGGCACCAGGCTGCAGCTGCTCCAGTTCGACAGCAAGCTCTCGGCGCAGGAGAGCCAGAGCGCGCTGCAGGCGGCGATCGACCAGGGCGCGCGCGCGATCGTCACCGGCGGCTCGGGCTCGTCGGTGGTGAGCTCGATCGTGCAGGCGGTGAACAAGTGGAACCAGCGCAACCCGGGCAAGGAGCTGCTGGTGCTCAACCACTCGTCGATCGACCCCGAGCTGACCGGCAGGCAATGCAGCTTCTGGCACTTCCAGACCGATGCGAACACGGCGATGAAGATGAAGGCCATCGCCAACTACATCAAGAAGACGCCGGAGGTGAAGAAGGTCTACCTGCTGAACCAGGACTACGCGCACGGCAAGCAGTGGGCCAGCTACGGCCGCCAGTTGGTGGGCCTCGCGCGGCCCGACATCCAGTTCGTCGGCGAGACGCTGCACCCGATCGGCCGGGTGAAGGACTTCGCGCCCTATGTCGCGAACATCCGCCAGTCGGGCGCCGATTCTGTGATCACCGGCAACTGGGGCCAGGACATGACGCTGCTGCTCAAGGCCGCGGGCGATGCGGGCTACGACCTGCACTACTTCAACCACAGCGCCGGCTCGGTACCGGGCACCGTGCTCGCGGTGTCGCAGGCGAAGATCGGACAGCTCACCTGGGTGGCCGAGTGGCATCCGGGCCAGGCCGATTCGCCGAAGGTCGATGCGCTCGCCAAGGCCTACAAGGCCAAGACGGGCAAGGACTTCCTCGCGCCGCGCATCGAGATGACGCCGCGCCTGCTGGCTGCCGCGATCAACAAGGCCGGCAGCATGGACACGCCCAAGGTGGCGAAGGCCATGGAGAACCTCACGTTCGATTCGGTGGTCGGCCCGGTGCGCATGCGCGCCGAAGACCATCAGCTGCTGATCCCGCAGGTGGTCAACACCATCGCGCCGGTGGACGGCAAGACGGTGAAGGTCGGCTGGGAAGGCACCAACTACGGCTTCCGCACCGATGCGGTCTACAGCGGCAACGAGCTCGCGCAGGGCACGGACTGCAAGATGGCGCAGCCCTGA
- the rocF gene encoding arginase, which translates to MTATLQLIGAPTDIGASTRGAGMGPDALRVAGLAQTLARLGFEVMDQGNLSGPATPWIAPTAELHHLDEVVAWNRAVYDAVDAALTANQLPILLGGDHSIAVGSISAIARHARQRGKKLRVLWLDAHSDVNTETTSPSGNLHGMPVSCLLGHGPEALTGWSGERAALEHDAIRFIGIRSVDAHEKAAIRTMGLNVFDMRHIDEHGMRTTMTEALQDVDEDTHLHVSFDLDCLDPDYAPGVGTGVRGGPTWREMQLCMEMIADTGRLSSLDVVELNPALDVRNRTAEVAVELIESLFGKSTLSR; encoded by the coding sequence ATGACCGCGACCCTGCAACTCATCGGCGCACCGACCGATATCGGCGCCAGCACGCGAGGCGCCGGCATGGGCCCCGACGCGCTGCGCGTGGCCGGCCTCGCGCAGACGCTCGCGCGCCTCGGCTTCGAGGTCATGGACCAGGGCAATCTTTCCGGGCCGGCGACGCCCTGGATCGCGCCGACCGCCGAGCTGCATCACCTCGACGAAGTCGTGGCGTGGAACCGGGCGGTCTACGACGCCGTCGATGCCGCGCTCACGGCCAATCAGCTGCCGATCCTGCTGGGCGGCGACCACAGCATCGCGGTCGGCTCGATCAGCGCCATCGCCCGGCATGCGCGACAGCGCGGCAAGAAGCTGCGCGTGCTGTGGCTCGATGCGCATTCCGATGTCAACACCGAGACCACCAGCCCGAGCGGCAACCTGCACGGCATGCCGGTCTCGTGCCTGCTGGGCCACGGCCCGGAAGCGCTGACGGGCTGGAGCGGCGAACGCGCTGCGCTCGAGCACGACGCGATCCGCTTCATCGGCATCCGCAGCGTCGACGCGCATGAAAAAGCGGCGATCCGCACGATGGGCCTCAACGTGTTCGACATGCGCCACATCGACGAGCACGGCATGCGCACCACCATGACCGAGGCGCTGCAGGACGTGGACGAGGACACGCACCTGCATGTGAGCTTCGACCTCGACTGCCTCGACCCCGACTACGCGCCCGGCGTGGGCACCGGCGTGCGCGGCGGGCCGACGTGGCGCGAGATGCAGCTTTGCATGGAGATGATCGCCGACACCGGCCGGCTGTCGTCGCTGGACGTGGTCGAGCTCAACCCGGCGCTGGACGTGCGCAACCGCACGGCGGAAGTGGCGGTGGAGCTGATCGAAAGCCTGTTCGGCAAGTCGACCTTGTCCCGGTAA
- a CDS encoding LysR family transcriptional regulator — MDVLRLTLRQLQIFVAVARSGTTTAAADEIALSQSATSSAVNELERLLSLHLFDRVGKRLLLNDNGRALLPRALALLDGAAGIEQMSHEGLAQAQSLRIGASTTIGNYVLPKLLARFMSQWAPGAAEPWRSRIAIGNTASICDAVAAFELDVGLIEGSCHQPALTVTPWLQDEMEVVASPANPLAHAGEDKRAPLRALREQVWLVRESGSGTREVTDQALLPHLRAYRRVIELGSSEAIKHAAAENLGVACLSSWVVRDLIEAGRLARVATTLPRIVRQCHVVVHAKKQLTPALRSFIEGALAATPVFGMPG, encoded by the coding sequence ATGGACGTCTTGCGGCTGACGCTGCGTCAACTCCAGATATTCGTCGCCGTCGCGCGAAGCGGCACCACCACCGCGGCGGCCGACGAGATCGCGCTGTCGCAATCGGCCACCAGCTCGGCCGTGAACGAACTCGAACGGCTGCTGTCGCTGCACCTGTTCGATCGGGTCGGCAAGCGGCTGCTGCTCAACGACAACGGGCGCGCCCTGTTGCCGCGCGCCCTGGCGTTGCTGGACGGCGCCGCCGGCATCGAACAGATGTCGCACGAGGGCCTTGCACAGGCGCAGTCGCTGCGCATCGGCGCCAGCACGACGATCGGCAACTACGTCCTGCCGAAGCTGCTGGCCCGCTTCATGTCGCAATGGGCGCCTGGCGCCGCCGAACCGTGGCGGTCGAGGATCGCGATCGGAAACACCGCGTCGATCTGCGATGCGGTCGCGGCGTTCGAGCTGGACGTCGGGCTGATCGAAGGCTCCTGCCACCAGCCCGCGCTGACCGTCACGCCGTGGCTGCAGGACGAGATGGAAGTGGTGGCCTCGCCGGCCAATCCGCTCGCGCACGCGGGCGAGGACAAGCGTGCGCCCTTGCGCGCGCTGCGCGAACAGGTGTGGCTGGTTCGGGAGAGCGGCTCGGGCACGCGCGAGGTCACCGACCAGGCATTGCTGCCGCATCTGCGCGCCTATAGGCGCGTCATCGAGCTCGGCAGCTCGGAGGCGATCAAGCATGCGGCGGCGGAGAACCTCGGCGTGGCCTGCCTGTCGTCGTGGGTGGTGCGCGACCTGATCGAGGCCGGCCGGCTGGCTCGCGTCGCCACGACGCTGCCCCGGATCGTGCGCCAATGCCACGTGGTCGTGCACGCGAAGAAGCAGCTTACGCCGGCGCTGCGCAGCTTCATCGAGGGCGCCCTGGCGGCGACGCCGGTGTTCGGGATGCCGGGCTGA
- a CDS encoding YeiH family protein, whose product MNQPAAANACAAPATTYRGPRLPTQSRRLLPGLAICALLAAAGIALGEVDWLQAHGFSALTLAIVLGMLAGHTVYPRLAAAGGPGVDFSKQRLLRAGVVLYGLRLTMQDIGHVGLAGVAVDALMLGSTFALACFAGTRWFGLDRKTAMLIGAGSSICGAAAVMATGPVVKARSEQVTVAVATVVVFGTLAIFLYPVLFDLSQQWHLIPGGTNGFGIYAGSTIHEVAQVVAAARSVGPEAADTAVIAKMVRVMMLAPFLILLSGWLARDASKQAGHDGAPAGVPHKTRLAVPWFAFGFVGVVLLNSLHVLPSHLTGIATMLDTFLLAMAMGALGLSTHLGAIRKAGARPLLLAAILFGWLVIGGALVNRWVPALLG is encoded by the coding sequence ATGAACCAACCAGCCGCAGCGAACGCCTGCGCCGCACCCGCGACGACCTATAGGGGCCCGCGCCTGCCCACGCAAAGTCGCCGGCTGCTTCCGGGCCTGGCGATTTGCGCGCTGCTGGCGGCCGCCGGAATCGCGCTCGGCGAGGTCGACTGGCTGCAGGCCCACGGCTTCAGCGCACTGACGCTGGCCATCGTGCTCGGCATGCTCGCCGGCCACACCGTCTATCCGCGCCTGGCGGCCGCCGGCGGCCCCGGCGTCGACTTCTCGAAGCAGAGGCTGCTGCGCGCCGGCGTCGTGCTCTACGGCTTGCGCCTGACGATGCAGGACATCGGACACGTCGGTCTGGCGGGCGTGGCCGTCGACGCGCTGATGCTGGGGTCGACCTTCGCGCTGGCCTGCTTCGCCGGCACGCGCTGGTTCGGCCTGGACCGCAAGACGGCGATGCTCATCGGCGCCGGCAGTTCGATCTGCGGCGCGGCCGCGGTCATGGCCACCGGGCCGGTCGTCAAGGCGCGGTCCGAGCAGGTGACGGTGGCCGTGGCCACGGTGGTCGTCTTCGGCACGCTGGCCATCTTTCTCTACCCGGTGCTTTTCGATCTCAGCCAGCAGTGGCACTTGATCCCCGGCGGCACGAACGGCTTCGGCATCTATGCGGGCTCGACGATCCATGAGGTGGCCCAGGTCGTCGCCGCCGCGCGCTCGGTGGGGCCGGAGGCCGCCGACACCGCCGTGATCGCGAAGATGGTGCGCGTGATGATGCTGGCGCCCTTCCTGATCCTGCTGTCGGGGTGGCTGGCGCGCGATGCGTCGAAGCAGGCCGGGCATGACGGCGCCCCGGCCGGCGTCCCGCACAAGACCCGTCTTGCGGTGCCATGGTTCGCCTTCGGCTTCGTCGGTGTCGTGCTGCTCAATTCCCTGCACGTGCTGCCCTCGCACCTGACCGGCATCGCGACCATGCTGGACACCTTCCTGCTGGCCATGGCCATGGGCGCGCTCGGCCTGTCGACCCATCTGGGCGCCATCCGCAAGGCGGGCGCCCGGCCGCTGCTGCTCGCCGCCATCCTCTTCGGATGGCTGGTGATCGGCGGTGCGCTGGTCAACCGGTGGGTTCCGGCCCTGCTGGGCTGA
- a CDS encoding DUF2242 domain-containing protein, with protein sequence MLVAVLVSGCGVTERQRVSYEPEEFDSTTTHTRSFTASEARTCEAARRALLSQGYMITAATQELVTGRKSFQPASEVHVEVEFRVVCAREGGKARSTIAFASALQDRYGVKKVNNSASLGVGAIGSLSLPFSSSDDAMVKVASETLTDDRFYDRFFSLIERYLPESVIDEAAAPPQARPAEVRPVAPAQPPAEAPLRAVPLSPTRG encoded by the coding sequence TTGCTCGTTGCCGTCCTCGTCTCCGGCTGTGGCGTCACCGAACGCCAGCGCGTGAGCTACGAGCCGGAAGAATTCGACTCCACCACCACCCACACGCGCAGCTTCACCGCGAGCGAGGCCAGGACCTGCGAGGCCGCGCGACGCGCGCTCCTGAGCCAGGGCTACATGATCACGGCGGCCACCCAGGAGCTGGTGACCGGCCGCAAGAGCTTCCAGCCGGCCTCCGAGGTGCACGTGGAGGTGGAGTTCCGCGTGGTCTGCGCGCGCGAGGGCGGCAAGGCGCGCAGCACCATCGCTTTCGCGAGCGCGCTGCAGGACCGCTATGGCGTCAAGAAGGTCAACAACTCGGCGAGCCTCGGCGTGGGCGCGATCGGTTCGCTGTCGCTGCCGTTCTCGTCCAGCGACGACGCGATGGTCAAGGTGGCGAGCGAAACCCTGACGGACGACCGCTTCTACGACCGCTTCTTCTCGCTGATCGAGCGCTACCTGCCCGAGTCCGTCATCGACGAGGCGGCAGCGCCCCCGCAGGCCCGTCCCGCCGAGGTCCGGCCGGTCGCCCCGGCGCAACCGCCCGCCGAGGCGCCGCTGCGCGCCGTGCCGCTGTCGCCGACGCGCGGCTGA
- a CDS encoding nucleoside/nucleotide kinase family protein — translation MIELPASALARIERLLAGGQRRLLGLVGAPGSGKSTLAQALLDALPPGCAQVVPMDGFHLANVELRRLGRAERKGAPDTFDSAGYVALLRRLREQGRQQGSEIVYAPEFRREIEEPIAGAIAVLPQTQLVITEGNYLLLDEGPWAGAAALLDEVWYVDVDDALRRERLVRRHEQFGRSRDAALAWVEHTDEPNARRIAATRGRAQHVILIGD, via the coding sequence GTGATCGAGCTGCCGGCTTCCGCACTGGCGCGCATCGAGCGCCTCTTGGCCGGCGGGCAGCGCCGGCTGCTCGGCCTCGTCGGGGCGCCGGGCTCCGGCAAATCGACGCTGGCCCAGGCGCTGCTGGACGCACTGCCGCCCGGATGCGCGCAGGTGGTGCCGATGGACGGCTTCCACCTCGCCAACGTCGAGCTCCGGCGCCTCGGCCGGGCCGAGCGCAAGGGTGCGCCCGACACCTTCGACAGCGCGGGCTACGTGGCGCTGCTGCGGCGCCTGCGCGAACAGGGCCGTCAGCAGGGCAGCGAGATCGTCTATGCGCCGGAGTTCCGGCGCGAGATCGAGGAACCCATCGCGGGCGCCATCGCGGTCCTACCGCAGACGCAGCTGGTCATCACCGAAGGCAACTACCTCCTGCTCGACGAGGGCCCGTGGGCCGGGGCCGCGGCGCTGCTCGACGAGGTCTGGTATGTCGACGTCGACGACGCGCTGCGGCGCGAGCGCCTCGTGCGGCGCCACGAGCAGTTCGGGCGCAGCCGGGACGCGGCGCTCGCCTGGGTGGAGCACACCGACGAGCCGAACGCGCGCCGCATCGCAGCCACGCGCGGCAGGGCGCAGCACGTGATCCTGATCGGCGACTGA
- a CDS encoding Glu/Leu/Phe/Val family dehydrogenase, with protein MSSSTLSYVQPTANSPWGTYLSQVDRVVPYLGELARWVETLKRPKRALIVDVPIEMDDGTIAHFEGYRVQHNLSRGPGKGGVRFHPDVNLEEVMALAAWMTIKTAAVNLPYGGAKGGIRVDPKKLSPTELEKVTRRYTSEIGIIIGPHSDIPAPDVNTNAQIMAWMMDTYSMNVGGTSTGVVTGKPLHLGGSLGRVKATGRGVFVTGREAARRLGLDLKGARVAVQGFGNVGSVAAELFAEAGAKIVAVQDHTGTVINDKGLDMAKLVEQARKEGGIIGFKGGDTISNEGFWDVACDILIPAALEGQLTAERAKKTKAKLVLEGANGPTVPAADDILADRGVLVVPDVICNAGGVTVSYFEWVQDFSSFFWGEDEINQRLDRIMMNALNSIWDKADQHRITLRTATYAVACDRILMARQERGLYP; from the coding sequence ATGAGTTCCTCCACCCTTTCCTACGTCCAGCCGACCGCCAACAGTCCGTGGGGCACGTACCTGTCGCAGGTCGACCGCGTCGTGCCCTACCTGGGCGAACTGGCCCGCTGGGTCGAGACGCTCAAGCGCCCGAAGCGCGCGCTGATCGTCGACGTGCCGATCGAGATGGACGACGGCACCATCGCCCACTTCGAGGGCTACCGCGTGCAGCACAACCTGTCGCGCGGTCCCGGCAAGGGCGGGGTGCGCTTCCACCCGGACGTCAACCTGGAGGAAGTCATGGCCCTCGCGGCCTGGATGACCATCAAGACCGCGGCGGTCAACCTGCCTTACGGCGGCGCCAAGGGCGGCATCCGCGTCGATCCCAAGAAGCTGTCGCCGACGGAGCTCGAGAAAGTCACCCGCCGCTACACCAGCGAGATCGGCATCATCATCGGCCCGCACAGCGACATCCCCGCGCCCGACGTGAACACCAACGCGCAGATCATGGCGTGGATGATGGACACCTACTCCATGAACGTCGGCGGCACGTCGACCGGCGTGGTCACCGGCAAGCCGCTGCACCTGGGCGGCTCGCTCGGCCGCGTCAAGGCCACCGGCCGCGGCGTGTTCGTCACCGGCCGCGAGGCGGCACGGCGCCTCGGCCTCGACCTGAAGGGCGCGCGCGTCGCGGTGCAGGGCTTCGGCAACGTGGGCTCGGTGGCCGCCGAACTCTTCGCCGAAGCGGGCGCGAAGATCGTCGCGGTGCAGGACCACACCGGCACCGTCATCAACGACAAGGGCCTCGATATGGCCAAGCTCGTGGAGCAGGCGCGCAAGGAAGGCGGCATCATCGGCTTCAAGGGCGGCGACACCATCTCCAACGAAGGCTTCTGGGACGTGGCCTGCGACATCCTGATCCCGGCCGCGCTCGAAGGCCAGCTCACCGCCGAGCGCGCGAAGAAGACCAAGGCGAAGCTGGTGCTCGAAGGCGCGAACGGCCCGACCGTGCCGGCAGCCGACGACATCCTGGCCGACCGCGGCGTGCTGGTGGTGCCGGACGTGATCTGCAACGCGGGCGGCGTGACGGTGAGCTACTTCGAGTGGGTGCAGGACTTCTCGTCCTTCTTCTGGGGCGAGGACGAGATCAACCAGCGCCTCGACCGCATCATGATGAATGCGCTCAACAGCATCTGGGACAAGGCCGACCAGCACAGGATCACGCTGCGCACCGCGACCTACGCGGTGGCTTGCGACCGGATCCTGATGGCGCGCCAGGAGCGCGGCCTCTACCCGTGA
- a CDS encoding L-glutamate gamma-semialdehyde dehydrogenase, with translation MRLPTPYRPEADVVAHRLAALKGAFDWEAVVPAATPWVRAVRDRPPPFWAMESLLREYPISSAEGLALMRLAEALLRVPDAETAIALTADQLGRANFEGAADSTLARLSSSAIALSKKFLPHLSDGNGDAEPGPGLMARLGARTVVAATLRAVQLLGRQFVLGQTIDEAMAEARSAHRRHAALRFSYDMLGEGARTEADAQRYLDSYANAIRSIAAAAGNAERPEDNDGISIKLSALHPRYEDAQRERVMRELVPRVWQLCELAADAHLNLTIDAEEVDRLELSLDVFEALAARVAAERPQWRGFGVAMQAYQTRALELVGHIAAIARKYQLRLMCRLVKGAYWDGEIKRAQELGLPYYPVFTHKHHTDVSYLACARALLAAPDAIYPQFATHNAGTIAAILQMAGGAGNVPFELQRLHGMGEGIYREVMKTTGVPVRVYAPVGRHKDLLAYLVRRLLENGANSSFVNQLGDESVGMGELLSSPLWLDKETSLPLPPALYGPPPARRNSQGLDLAVESMRAPLLDAWAATTVPVVPAFDPQRAAAAVTTAAAGFRAWRHTPVAQRAGVLRHAADALEAALPRFCALLVKEAFKSWTDAIAEVREAVDFLRYYADEAERIMRPVALPGPTGESNELRLTGRGPWVCISPWNFPLAIFLGQVAAALATGNTVLAKPAEQTPAVASEAVKLLHAAGVPQQALQLLHGAGETVGAALVAAPGVAGVVFTGSTQVAKIIHRALAAKEGPIVPLIAETGGINAMLVDPTALPEQVVDAVVQSAFRSAGQRCSALRLLLVHESIADEVIAMIAGAAKELAAGDPAQLSTDVGPVIDREAFEGIQRHLQRLEAEAKTVVGAGEPAQALPNLLGPRAYEVPSVASVKAEIFGPVLQIVRWSGDPQAVIDEVNSLGFGLTMGIQTRIDSRAQALASRAHVGNIYVNRNIIGAVVGVQPFGGEGLSGTGPKAGGPHYLLRFCAEQTLTINTTAAGGNAALLAAHA, from the coding sequence ATGCGCCTGCCCACGCCCTACCGCCCCGAAGCCGACGTCGTCGCCCACCGCCTTGCCGCGCTGAAGGGCGCGTTCGACTGGGAGGCGGTCGTGCCCGCCGCCACACCCTGGGTGCGCGCGGTGCGCGACCGGCCGCCGCCGTTCTGGGCCATGGAAAGCCTGCTGCGCGAATACCCGATCTCCAGCGCCGAGGGGCTGGCGCTGATGCGGCTGGCCGAGGCGCTGCTGCGCGTGCCCGACGCCGAGACCGCGATCGCGCTCACGGCGGACCAGCTCGGCCGCGCCAACTTCGAAGGCGCGGCGGATTCGACGCTGGCGCGGCTCTCGTCATCGGCGATCGCGCTGTCGAAGAAGTTCCTGCCGCACCTGTCCGACGGAAACGGCGATGCGGAGCCGGGCCCCGGGCTGATGGCGCGGCTGGGCGCACGCACGGTGGTGGCGGCCACGCTGCGGGCGGTGCAGCTGCTGGGCCGCCAGTTCGTGCTGGGGCAGACCATCGACGAGGCGATGGCCGAGGCGCGTTCGGCGCATCGCCGGCATGCCGCGCTGCGCTTCAGCTACGACATGCTGGGGGAGGGCGCGCGCACCGAAGCCGATGCGCAGCGCTATCTCGACAGCTACGCCAATGCGATCCGGTCGATCGCAGCCGCCGCGGGCAACGCCGAGCGGCCCGAGGACAACGACGGCATCTCGATCAAGCTGAGCGCGCTGCATCCGCGCTACGAGGACGCGCAGCGGGAGCGCGTGATGCGCGAGCTGGTGCCGCGCGTGTGGCAGCTGTGCGAGCTGGCGGCCGATGCGCACCTGAACCTCACCATCGATGCCGAGGAGGTCGACCGGCTCGAGCTGTCGCTCGACGTGTTCGAGGCGCTCGCCGCGCGCGTGGCGGCCGAGCGCCCGCAATGGCGCGGCTTCGGCGTCGCGATGCAGGCCTACCAGACGCGCGCGCTCGAACTGGTCGGGCACATCGCCGCGATCGCGCGCAAGTACCAGCTGCGGCTGATGTGCCGGCTGGTCAAGGGCGCGTACTGGGACGGCGAAATCAAGCGCGCGCAGGAACTGGGCCTGCCGTACTACCCGGTCTTCACGCACAAGCACCATACCGACGTGAGCTATCTGGCCTGCGCACGCGCGCTGCTGGCCGCGCCGGACGCGATCTACCCGCAGTTCGCGACCCACAACGCGGGCACGATCGCGGCGATCCTGCAGATGGCCGGCGGGGCCGGCAATGTGCCCTTCGAGCTGCAGCGCCTGCACGGCATGGGCGAGGGCATCTACCGCGAAGTCATGAAGACGACCGGCGTGCCGGTGCGCGTCTATGCGCCGGTGGGCCGGCACAAGGACCTGCTGGCGTACCTGGTGCGCCGGCTGCTCGAGAACGGGGCCAACTCGTCGTTCGTCAACCAGCTCGGCGACGAGTCGGTCGGCATGGGCGAGCTGCTCTCCTCGCCGCTCTGGCTCGACAAGGAGACCTCGCTGCCCCTGCCGCCCGCGCTCTACGGGCCGCCGCCCGCGCGGCGCAACAGCCAGGGGCTCGACCTCGCGGTCGAGTCGATGCGCGCCCCCTTGCTCGATGCCTGGGCGGCGACCACGGTGCCGGTCGTGCCGGCCTTCGATCCGCAGCGCGCCGCCGCAGCGGTCACTACCGCCGCCGCCGGCTTCCGGGCGTGGCGTCACACGCCGGTCGCGCAGCGCGCGGGGGTGCTGCGTCATGCGGCCGATGCGCTCGAAGCGGCCCTGCCGCGCTTTTGCGCGCTGCTGGTCAAGGAAGCGTTCAAGAGCTGGACCGACGCCATCGCCGAAGTGCGCGAGGCCGTCGATTTCCTGCGCTACTACGCGGACGAGGCCGAGCGCATCATGCGGCCGGTCGCGCTGCCCGGCCCGACCGGCGAGAGCAATGAACTGCGCCTCACCGGCCGCGGTCCGTGGGTCTGCATCAGCCCGTGGAACTTCCCGCTGGCGATCTTCCTGGGCCAGGTCGCGGCGGCGCTCGCGACCGGCAACACGGTGCTCGCCAAGCCGGCCGAACAGACGCCGGCGGTGGCCTCCGAGGCGGTCAAGCTGCTGCATGCGGCGGGCGTGCCGCAACAGGCGCTGCAACTGCTGCACGGCGCCGGCGAAACCGTCGGCGCCGCGCTGGTGGCCGCGCCGGGCGTGGCCGGCGTGGTGTTCACCGGATCGACGCAGGTGGCGAAGATCATCCATCGCGCGCTGGCCGCCAAGGAGGGACCGATCGTGCCGCTGATCGCCGAGACCGGCGGCATCAACGCGATGCTCGTGGACCCCACGGCCCTGCCCGAGCAGGTGGTCGATGCGGTGGTGCAGAGCGCTTTCCGCTCGGCCGGCCAGCGCTGCTCGGCGCTGCGCCTGCTGCTGGTGCACGAAAGCATCGCCGACGAGGTGATCGCGATGATCGCCGGCGCAGCGAAGGAGCTGGCGGCGGGCGATCCGGCGCAGCTCTCGACCGACGTCGGCCCGGTCATCGACCGCGAGGCCTTCGAGGGCATCCAGCGGCACCTGCAGCGCCTGGAAGCCGAAGCCAAGACCGTGGTCGGCGCGGGCGAGCCGGCGCAGGCGCTGCCCAACCTGCTCGGGCCGCGCGCCTACGAGGTGCCCTCCGTCGCCAGCGTGAAGGCGGAAATCTTCGGCCCGGTGCTGCAGATCGTGCGCTGGTCCGGCGATCCGCAGGCGGTGATCGACGAGGTCAACAGCCTCGGCTTCGGGCTGACGATGGGCATCCAGACGCGCATCGACAGCCGCGCGCAGGCGCTGGCGTCCCGCGCGCACGTGGGCAACATCTATGTCAACCGCAACATCATCGGCGCGGTGGTCGGCGTCCAGCCCTTCGGCGGCGAGGGGCTCAGCGGCACGGGCCCGAAGGCGGGCGGGCCGCACTACCTGCTGCGATTCTGCGCGGAGCAGACGCTTACCATCAATACCACCGCGGCGGGCGGCAATGCGGCCCTGCTTGCCGCTCACGCATAA
- a CDS encoding Lrp/AsnC ligand binding domain-containing protein — protein sequence MSAELPGLDRIDMKILKVLQEDGRISNLKLAEAVALSPTAVLARVQRLTREGFILGYEARLDPHKLGRGFTVFVEVLLDRTTPNVFDEFKAAVQVRDEIMECHMVAGGFDYLLKTRMADMAAYREFAGTVLWQLPGVRETRTYAVMEEVKSSARLPLGA from the coding sequence ATGAGCGCCGAACTACCCGGTCTCGACCGGATCGACATGAAAATCCTGAAGGTTCTTCAGGAGGACGGCCGCATCTCGAACCTCAAGCTCGCGGAAGCCGTGGCCCTGTCGCCGACGGCCGTGCTGGCGCGGGTCCAGCGCCTCACGCGCGAGGGCTTCATCCTCGGCTACGAGGCGCGCCTCGATCCGCACAAGCTCGGGCGCGGCTTCACCGTGTTCGTCGAAGTGCTGCTGGACCGCACCACGCCCAACGTGTTCGACGAATTCAAGGCCGCGGTGCAGGTGCGCGACGAGATCATGGAATGCCACATGGTCGCCGGCGGCTTCGACTACCTGCTCAAGACCCGCATGGCCGACATGGCCGCCTACCGCGAGTTCGCGGGCACGGTGCTGTGGCAGCTGCCGGGCGTGCGCGAGACGCGGACTTATGCGGTGATGGAAGAGGTCAAGAGCAGCGCGCGGCTGCCGCTGGGTGCTTGA